From a region of the Leishmania major strain Friedlin complete genome, chromosome 32 genome:
- a CDS encoding cyclic nucleotide-binding protein-like protein — protein MERRKNSSVFLTGINVSDGRGQDLSEEEDECVGVLVSFRVPPMPHPVVSHRYVSLNHPMASSSSVSRTLLNWEKQMILSRLQKNPCVDTEVFQERLSRMKTRNDRHYIRQVRDRVAEATQAEATARQAAFLRAEERRDSIFYKHQHLVEIKRREQTLTRARKWSIIVVCHVFLAALMQERRVQEALDTFSFLLAPMIRRFLALRARRREVEELTRRHLRDIPFPFPHVIQSMTGTFFEGWPPALLEKLVEKSKPCYLRSGQYLMHEGDVGRVMFMITLGTVSIVLRKKGREKRRTKENSSGVLQIKAPCYAGEFALVCKEPRSASIICETDIGYWAVSPEEYEEVAKYLSPAVASKQREATDVRRRQNLKRFFPLHVAFLRNFPYFAQFSDKSLTQLIDSVEPIVLHDGDYLFREGEIDSSTYFVQDGEAVLRDREGADRKVLKGSCIGVFECSCGVNESKRSSIVSVNYCDIWRLSRDVLIEIGMSEPAALLHCRDAAKKDRALEMHKDKGALQCFRKDPYMSFCCPRSTLTHLFEASTPTVFLNGERLALMGKTLNALSVVMSGVLDITMSRNEQHITMRVHVTASCVSDAATRNASAPFRGLSRVIGAYEFASSLSQYACTVTSVGLTEAFVIERAQLDMQVPAALRVLMHDSVRSRECVSRAYKQENAGLLYNDEALSFSRLYRELRSLEGETRK, from the coding sequence ATGGAGCGGCGCAAGAACAGTTCTGTGTTCTTGACAGGTATTAACGTTAGCGATGGGCGAGGTCAGGACTTGtctgaggaggaggatgagtGCGTCGGCGTCCTTGTCTCGTTCCGTGTGCCCCCGATGCCGCACCCCGTCGTTTCGCATCGCTATGTGTCTCTTAACCACCCCAtggccagcagcagtagcgtGTCCCGAACGCTGCTGAACTGGGAAAAGCAGATGATTCTCTCACGCCTGCAGAAAAACCCGTGTGTGGACACAGAGGTCTTTCAAGAGCGTCTTTCACGGATGAAAACACGGAACGATCGTCATTACATTCGCCAGGTGCGCGACagggtggcggaggcgactCAGGCCGAGGCGACGGCAAGGCAGGCGGCGTTTCTTCGTGCAGAGGAACGGCGCGACTCTATCTTCTACAAACACCAGCATTTGGTGGAAATCAAGCGACGGGAGCAGACTCTGACTCGGGCGCGAAAGTGGTCTATCATCGTCGTGTGCCACGTCTTTCTTGCGGCCCTCATGCAGGAACGACGagtgcaggaggcgctggacaCTTTTAGTTTCTTGTTGGCCCCGATGATTCGGCGATTCctcgcgctgcgtgcgcgccgcaGAGAGGTGGAAGAGCTGACGCGCCGTCATCTTCGAGACATTCCTTTCCCCTTTCCACATGTCATACAGAGTATGACCGGCACGTTCTTCGAGggctggccgccggcgctgctggagaagtTGGTGGAGAAGTCGAAACCGTGCTACCTGCGCAGCGGACAATACCTGATGCACGAGGGAGACGTGGGTCGCGTTATGTTCATGATCACCTTGGGCACCGTTTCCATCGTGCTCCGTAAAAAAGGCCGTGAAAAGCGCCGCACAAAAGAGAACTCGAGCGGCGTCCTACAGATCAAGGCACCCTGCTACGCGGGCGAGTTTGCGCTGGTCTGCAAGGAGCCGCGGTCGGCATCCATCATCTGCGAGACGGACATCGGCTACTGGGCCGTGTCTCCGGAGGAGtacgaggaggtggcgaaATACCTCAGTCCGGCGGTTGCCAGTAAGCAACGTGAGGCCACAGATGTCCGCCGTCGCCAGAACCTCAAGCGCTTTTTTCCGCTGCACGTGGCGTTTCTGCGCAACTTCCCGTACTTTGCACAATTCAGCGATAAGAGCCTGACACAGTTGATCGACAGCGTCGAGCCGATTGTCTTGCACGACGGCGACTATCTCTTCCGCGAAGGCGAAATAGACTCCTCAACCTACTTTGTCCAGGACGGCGAGGCAGTCTTGCGCGACCGCGAAGGGGCTGATCGAAAAGTCTTGAAGGGCAGCTGCATTGGCGTGTTCGAGTGTTCCTGCGGCGTTAACGAGTCGAAGCGCAGCTCCATTGTGAGCGTGAACTACTGCGACATCTGGCGGCTGAGCCGAGATGTGTTGATTGAGATAGGTATGAGCGagccagcggcgctgctgcactgccgcGACGCAGCCAAGAAGGATCGGGCGTTGGAGATGCACAAGGACAAGGGGGCGTTGCAGTGTTTTCGGAAGGACCCGTACATGTCCTTTTGTTGCCCTCGCTCCACGCTCACCCACCTTTTCGAAGCAAGCACGCCGACCGTCTTCCTCAACGGTGAGCGCCTGGCCCTCATGGGAAAGACATTAAATGCCCTGTCCGTGGTCATGAGCGGTGTCCTTGACATCACCATGTCACGGAACGAGCAACACATAACCATGAGGGTGCACGTCACAGCTAGTTGCGTCAGCGATGCGGCTACTCGAAACGCTAGTGCCCCATTCCGCGGTCTGAGCCGCGTCATTGGCGCATACGAGTTCGCCTCGTCACTTTCTCAGTATGCGTGCACCGTGACGAGTGTTGGCCTGACAGAGGCCTTCGTAATTGAGCGGGCACAGCTAGACATGCAGGTGCCTGCTGCCCTCCGTGTTCTGATGCACgacagcgtgcgcagcagggaGTGTGTCAGTCGCGCCTACAAGCAAGAGAATGCGGGACTGCTCTACAACGACGAAGCCTTGAGCTTCTCACGGCTCTACAGAGAGCTGCGATCCCTCGAGGGTGAGACGCGCAAGTGA